A section of the Delphinus delphis chromosome 1, mDelDel1.2, whole genome shotgun sequence genome encodes:
- the C1H1orf127 gene encoding LOW QUALITY PROTEIN: uncharacterized protein C1orf127 homolog (The sequence of the model RefSeq protein was modified relative to this genomic sequence to represent the inferred CDS: inserted 2 bases in 2 codons; substituted 1 base at 1 genomic stop codon) encodes MKCPVIASRLGQESVHCWPTFIQLMGSEAWGVIPARDGGLVHIPKQRLDLGKRGSYLEESLSLKFXESTCSLTFTVTENRDFALVGVLAAGALQVQQCQEAQGALGMQAFYRVVLSLGFAEMAAPILWTVESSFHCVGESHVACLEGERSNVQRVVTRAGGLEEDAKEKVTFGLGFERGLSQGNVAACXPMRGPWQASKEVQPLTKPLMTSLAEEVLCSRRSPGEPPETSSRMEAGGLPREGPXGHLDLSFPEPSQDLEGTHPPSGDGCHSTAPVVNTFEVWWRQPGPSGHLRASGPERKGSLAEPRDPFTAGQGSPRQEPAEPTLATIPERHRPPELQNIAEGLLRDPLAGLDV; translated from the exons TGTCATCCCAGCCAGAGATGGAGGTCTTGTTCACATCCCAAAGCAGAGACTGGATCTGGGAAAAAGAGGTTCCTACTTGGAGGAAAGCCTGAGCCTAAAAT CCGAGTCCACCTGTTCCTTAACCTTCACAGTGACCGAAAACAGGGACTTTGCGTTGGTCGGCGTCCTGGCGGCTGGGGCACTCCAGGTCCAG CAATGCCAGGAGGCCCAAGGAGCTCTGGGGATGCAGGCTTTCTACAGGGTGGTTCTGAGCCTGGGGTTTGCTGAGATGGCCGCCCCCATCCTCTGGACGGTGGAGAGCTCCTTCCACTGTGTGGGTGAGAGTCACG TGGCCTGTCTGGAAGGGGAGAGAAGCAATGTCCAGAGAGTTGTAACGAGGGCAGGCGGGCTTGAGGAAGACGCCAAGGAGAAGGTGACCTTTGGCCTGGGCTTTGAGAGAGG GTTGTCACAGGGGAATGTGGCTGCCTGCTAGCCCATGAGGGGGCCCTGGCAGGCCAGCAAGGAGGTCCAGCCATTGACAAAGCCCTTGATGACCAGCCTGGCTGAAGAGGTGCTGTGTTCCCGCCGCTCGCCTGGGGAGCCCCCGGAAACATCCTCCAGGATGGAAGCTGGGGGGCTACCCAGGGAGGGGC GAGGGCACCTGGACCTCTCATTCCCAGAACCCAGTCAGGACCTGGAGGGGACGCACCCTCCTTCTGGGGATGGATGCCACAGCACTGCCCCGGTGGTGAATACTTTCGAGGTGTGGTGGCGGCAGCCAGGCCCCAGTGGCCATCTGAGGGCCTCAGGACCGGAGCGCAAGGGGAG CCTGGCCGAGCCTAGAGACCCTTTCACTGCTGGCCAGGGTAGCCCCCGGCAGGAGCCAGCAGAGCCCACATTGGCAACCATCCCGGAGAGGCACAGGCCTCCTGAGCTTCAGAACATCGCGGAGGGGCTTCTGAGAGACCCCCTTGCTGGG TTAGATGTGTga